The Streptomyces tendae genome has a window encoding:
- a CDS encoding DUF418 domain-containing protein, with protein sequence MTTRTSEPTAVATRALAPDLARGFMLLFIALANSHYFLRGTSVLGGYPRDGSPVDSAVTWLISTFVDGRAFPMFGLLFGYGVARIVSRQEDSTPRSVRRLLWRRSLALVVIGSLHALLLYVGDILAAYGVLLFVGAWMARWKDRSLLLTAALFLVLVSLPGGESSTISTDPPDGALLPADLLTMVVERAQTAPYIALLGPLGFMCPFAAGLWAGRRRILEQPERYRALLRVTASVGLGAAVLGAQPISLMLAGVVRVPDRPAQELIGPLHDATGVLGGFGYAAAVSLLALRLGNRRGSVVNAIAATGQRSMTCYLVQSVIWTLVFTPFLLDLSGTLTVTTTALLALATWTGTVLLAHQMHRRGHRGPFEVLARRVTYGRRVRAGRVQPS encoded by the coding sequence ATGACGACCCGGACGTCCGAGCCCACCGCCGTGGCCACCCGCGCCCTCGCCCCCGACCTGGCGCGGGGCTTCATGCTCCTCTTCATCGCGCTGGCCAACTCGCACTACTTCCTGCGCGGCACGTCGGTGCTCGGCGGCTACCCCCGCGATGGTTCCCCCGTGGACTCGGCGGTGACGTGGCTGATCTCGACGTTCGTCGACGGCCGGGCGTTCCCGATGTTCGGGCTGCTGTTCGGGTACGGCGTCGCCCGCATCGTGAGCAGGCAGGAGGACAGCACACCTCGCTCGGTGCGACGGCTGCTGTGGCGGCGCAGCCTGGCGCTGGTCGTCATCGGCTCGCTGCACGCACTGCTGCTGTACGTCGGGGACATCCTGGCGGCCTACGGGGTGCTGCTCTTCGTCGGAGCGTGGATGGCCCGCTGGAAGGACCGCTCGCTGCTGCTGACCGCCGCGCTGTTCCTGGTGCTCGTCTCCCTGCCGGGCGGGGAGTCGTCGACCATAAGCACCGATCCGCCGGACGGCGCGCTGCTCCCCGCCGACCTGCTCACGATGGTGGTGGAGCGGGCGCAGACGGCGCCCTACATCGCGCTGCTCGGACCCCTCGGTTTCATGTGTCCGTTCGCGGCGGGGCTCTGGGCGGGCCGCCGGCGGATCCTGGAACAGCCGGAGCGCTACCGGGCCTTGCTGCGGGTCACGGCCTCCGTGGGACTGGGCGCCGCCGTCCTCGGCGCCCAGCCGATCTCACTGATGCTCGCGGGAGTCGTGCGCGTGCCGGACCGGCCGGCCCAGGAACTGATCGGCCCGCTGCACGACGCGACGGGCGTCCTCGGCGGCTTCGGATACGCGGCGGCGGTGTCCCTGCTCGCGCTGCGCCTCGGGAACCGCCGGGGGTCGGTGGTGAACGCGATCGCCGCCACCGGCCAACGCTCGATGACCTGCTACCTCGTGCAGTCGGTGATCTGGACGCTCGTCTTCACGCCCTTCCTGCTCGACCTCTCCGGGACCCTGACCGTCACCACCACGGCCCTCCTGGCCCTGGCGACGTGGACGGGGACAGTTCTCCTCGCCCACCAGATGCATCGCAGGGGTCACCGGGGTCCCTTCGAGGTGCTGGCCAGGCGGGTCACCTATGGGCGACGAGTCCGAGCAGGACGGGTTCAGCCGAGTTGA
- a CDS encoding dihydrofolate reductase family protein, whose product MSRKIVASLFISLDGVVEAPDQWHFPYFNDEMGVAVGEGLSNADTMLFGRVTYDSFAGAWPARETAGAEDAGFAKQLGDMRKIVFSRSPLDFQWRNSEQAQGDVAEVAAALKGESGGDIGLSGSVSVIRQLLAAGLLDELQLLVHPVAVRKGMRLFDEGEPSIPLRLLKSQTFSTGVLNLVYGPDTAPPTGGYKEAVASLGE is encoded by the coding sequence ATGTCCCGGAAGATCGTCGCCAGCCTGTTCATCTCCCTCGACGGTGTCGTCGAGGCGCCCGACCAGTGGCACTTCCCGTACTTCAACGACGAGATGGGCGTGGCCGTCGGCGAGGGCCTGAGCAACGCCGACACCATGCTCTTCGGACGCGTGACGTACGACAGCTTCGCCGGCGCCTGGCCGGCGCGGGAGACGGCGGGCGCGGAGGACGCGGGCTTCGCCAAGCAGCTCGGCGACATGCGCAAGATCGTGTTCTCGCGCAGCCCTCTCGATTTCCAGTGGCGCAACTCGGAGCAGGCGCAGGGCGACGTCGCCGAGGTCGCCGCCGCCCTGAAGGGCGAGTCCGGGGGTGACATCGGGCTGAGCGGCTCGGTGTCGGTCATCCGGCAGCTGCTCGCGGCGGGCCTGCTCGACGAGCTCCAGCTCCTCGTCCACCCCGTCGCCGTACGCAAGGGCATGCGCCTGTTCGACGAGGGCGAGCCGTCGATCCCGCTGCGGCTGCTGAAGTCGCAGACGTTCAGCACGGGTGTGCTGAATCTGGTGTACGGGCCGGACACGGCGCCGCCGACGGGCGGTTACAAGGAGGCGGTGGCGTCGCTCGGGGAGTAG
- a CDS encoding sodium:solute symporter family transporter, producing MTALLDSSSRSLVFAVFSVFVVICLMLCVITGADEDDRALVRSDSRRLRSWQQGIAMGGDTTTVATVTVLVGMVATTGFDGLGVMLGSLVGVLLFLVLVIEPLRAHASLTAPDLLDARGNGGSAVRVAWGVVTLLVCFPLLVVQLVVVGNVAAALLGQPGARTGCIVVIGCVMTALAVSGGIRGTGVVMIAKSVIAVPVLLVTAALVLHRFGGDLGRLLDAATNGSGTGEGFLRPGGYTGDGWVGAVNRVGQILGMTMATLAMPAVLMRAIATKSPRGARTVGRWMLGELVLLYGALAVVGVGAAALVGGVLREAGPSAQVFTPLLLGRALDSGGILVAALACVLFLTALAAVVDVTLAAGITLGRDVLGASGGRPAGRVDGTASRWAAALTGLAAAAVAVVCADWNLVVVSTLWLGLCGAALAPVLLYALYWPRFTARGALWCLWGATVVTVVALAVSPYMSGTPTSIMPGHDFRVWDVTIPGLVTTPVGFLLGWLGSVTDPRRTAGDTVRRSSPRAAHR from the coding sequence ATGACCGCGTTGCTGGATTCCTCCTCACGGTCGCTCGTCTTCGCCGTGTTCTCCGTGTTCGTCGTCATCTGCCTGATGCTGTGCGTCATCACCGGCGCCGACGAGGACGACCGCGCCCTCGTGCGGTCCGACAGCCGGCGGCTGCGCTCCTGGCAGCAGGGCATCGCGATGGGCGGCGACACCACCACCGTGGCGACCGTCACCGTGCTGGTCGGCATGGTCGCCACCACCGGGTTCGACGGGCTCGGCGTGATGCTGGGCAGCCTGGTCGGAGTCCTGCTGTTCCTCGTGCTGGTCATCGAACCGCTGCGCGCGCACGCCTCGCTGACCGCCCCGGACCTGCTGGACGCGCGCGGCAACGGCGGGTCCGCCGTGCGGGTGGCGTGGGGTGTGGTGACCCTGCTCGTCTGCTTCCCGTTGCTGGTCGTGCAGTTGGTGGTGGTCGGCAACGTCGCCGCCGCGCTGCTCGGGCAGCCCGGCGCGCGGACCGGCTGCATCGTCGTCATCGGCTGTGTGATGACCGCGCTGGCCGTCAGCGGCGGCATCCGGGGCACGGGCGTGGTGATGATCGCCAAGTCGGTGATCGCCGTCCCCGTGCTGCTGGTCACCGCCGCGCTCGTCCTGCACCGCTTCGGCGGGGATCTCGGCCGCCTGCTGGACGCGGCCACGAACGGATCGGGGACGGGCGAGGGATTCCTGCGGCCCGGTGGTTATACGGGTGACGGCTGGGTCGGGGCGGTGAACCGCGTCGGCCAGATCCTCGGCATGACCATGGCCACGTTGGCCATGCCCGCCGTACTGATGCGGGCCATCGCGACGAAGAGCCCGCGCGGGGCCCGGACCGTCGGCCGCTGGATGCTCGGGGAGCTGGTCCTGCTGTACGGCGCCCTCGCCGTCGTCGGTGTCGGCGCGGCGGCGCTGGTCGGCGGTGTGCTGCGGGAGGCCGGCCCGTCGGCGCAGGTGTTCACGCCGCTGCTGCTGGGGCGGGCGCTGGACAGCGGCGGCATCCTGGTCGCTGCCCTGGCCTGCGTCCTTTTCCTCACCGCGCTGGCCGCCGTGGTCGACGTGACCCTCGCCGCCGGGATCACCCTGGGCCGGGACGTGCTGGGGGCCTCCGGCGGGCGCCCGGCGGGCCGGGTGGACGGCACCGCGTCGCGGTGGGCCGCCGCACTGACCGGGCTCGCCGCCGCGGCCGTCGCCGTGGTGTGCGCCGACTGGAACCTGGTGGTCGTCTCGACGCTCTGGCTCGGCCTCTGCGGCGCCGCCCTCGCGCCCGTCCTGCTCTACGCGCTGTACTGGCCCCGCTTCACCGCCCGCGGCGCGCTGTGGTGCCTGTGGGGTGCCACGGTGGTGACCGTGGTGGCGCTCGCGGTGTCGCCGTACATGTCCGGCACCCCCACGTCGATCATGCCGGGGCACGACTTCCGGGTCTGGGACGTGACCATCCCGGGGCTGGTGACGACACCGGTCGGGTTCCTGCTCGGCTGGCTGGGCAGCGTCACGGATCCGCGCCGGACGGCAGGCGACACCGTCCGGAGGTCTTCACCGCGTGCCGCCCACCGATGA
- a CDS encoding DNA-binding protein — protein MSSTPEQHADPFTPQQPEQARAHRVHASLFRIAERHAATDEQRHRQIHPSVLGPHEAVRLVSFLLSGAALLDDGEPEVDQADITAALSLVPLMRGEMDELETGLLQMARGRGMTWQEIAFGLGLGTPQAARQRYERLASRSEPEAESPK, from the coding sequence ATGTCGTCCACTCCTGAACAGCACGCCGACCCGTTCACGCCTCAGCAGCCGGAGCAGGCGCGAGCGCACCGTGTCCATGCGTCCCTGTTTCGCATCGCCGAGCGGCACGCGGCCACCGACGAGCAACGCCACCGACAAATTCATCCCTCGGTCCTCGGACCGCACGAAGCCGTCAGGCTCGTCTCGTTCCTGCTCAGTGGGGCCGCACTGCTCGACGACGGCGAGCCGGAGGTGGACCAGGCCGACATCACCGCCGCGTTGAGCCTCGTGCCGCTGATGCGCGGGGAGATGGACGAACTGGAAACCGGACTCCTGCAGATGGCGCGCGGACGAGGCATGACGTGGCAAGAGATCGCCTTCGGCCTCGGGCTCGGAACTCCGCAAGCGGCCAGGCAGCGGTACGAACGACTGGCCAGCCGCAGCGAACCCGAAGCAGAAAGCCCGAAATAG